The uncultured Trichococcus sp. DNA window TTCTCTTCGAGTTCTTCGACTGCTTTTTTTGTTGCAACATTTCTGGGTTGTTGCGTGTTGCGTGTTGCAACATTTTTCTTTGGTGTTGCATCCTTTTTGATCGGCGTTGCAGCCCGTTCCTTTTTGGTAGAACTCTTCTTCTTTTCTTTCTCCCATCCCTCGCGGCTCTTCCGGCTGCGGGCGGTGGCATACTTGACGCCATACTTTTCGGCCAGATCCTTGAGCGTTGCATCTGTCTCCTCAAATTCTCGCTTTAAGCCATCCCAATCAATCAACCTCACCACCTCACATGCTTTTACATTTTGGACGCAAAAAAACCACCCCGCGACGTCGATAGTCATGAGGTGGGCATTTGCTTATTAATTTTTGTTAGCCGCTTGCGTACTTTTGGCTACTATACCACATATTATCCTTGACAGATGCGATTATGTCAAGGATAACAGCGTTGCCATAATATCCCGCCGATTGCTTGTGTTTGGCTCGTCTCTTTTTATATTTATTTCTTTATATAAAGTACTTTACATTATATAAAGTACGTGATATACTTTAATCAAGTTAAGAGAGAGGGGAAATTAAAATGATTAAAACAGAATGCATCAAACGTGATTGGAATGGCGCGAACGTATATGAGGAAATCTTGATCAGCGAGGAACTGAAGTCCCGTTTAGAGCAATCCGCAGACATGAACAAGCTTTTCGCTGATTTAATGACCATCAAAAGAGATTACCGCATCACGGGCATCAAGTTTTACGATGAATTCCCCTTGATCAATCACTATGTTTTATCTGTACAATACACAAACCCATTTCAATAAGACGCCTGGGCGGCTCGTCCGCCCTTTCGTTTTAAATCAAGGAGGTACCTGACATGCATACCAAAGAAAAGAACACACTTGAAAAAATGATTCGCGAATTCAGTTTGGTTGACTCAGAAAAGCGAATGATCGAGAAATACCAATGGTTTTCCCTCGCAAGCGGCATCCGTGATGAGGCTCTTACTTTAAAACTCATGTTGCAAATTTTCGCAGAACGTCATTAAGGAGGATTTTGAAATGAAATACTGGTATGAATTGATTCACAGACCCATCGACCTGCACACCCAACCATCCGGCTACACCGATATCGATCGGGACCACCTTAATCGCAGTGGTTTCCCGTTCGGAAAGGTGGCTTATGATCACCCGCTATCCCAGCAGGATCTTTTCCATTACGACATGGCGCCGCTGCCCTTATCTGATTATGTATGCATCGAGAATATGAAACCGTCCTTCTTTTCAGCCAACCGGATCAAGATGACCATCGACGTGCTCAACTACTTGGTTCAAAACGAGTTGCTGACAGCCATCTACATCGAGGGCCACCACGGCTTGCATGTCAATATAGAAGAGATGAAGGAATACGCTCGGGCCAACTTCGATGATCTGAAGGTAATTTACAAAGAATTGAAAAAATCTAAGTAAATCACTTGCGTATATATAAAGAACGGTATATAATGTAATTAAGATAAAGAAACGAAGTAAGCCGCCGGGAAACCGGCGCACACATTGAGGAGGAAAATAAAATGTTGAAATTAAGCGTTGTAAATCATGGGGAAGTCGATTTCGAAAAGGAATTCGCGGCCACTGCTGGCATTATTACTTACCTGAACGAGAACACGGAAGAGCTTTTTGGATGGATCCTGGAGAACGAACCGGATGCGGTTTTACCAGATTTCTCGGAAGCCTCCACATTGGATCAAGTTGAACGAATTTTGAAGGATTATGACTACAGCTGGTGGACAGTGCAGATCGAAGAGGAGGAAGCTACAATGTTAAACGAAAATCAAAGTTTGGAACAAATCATCGAACTGAAGGAATTGCTTGACCGCAGCCGCCGCGGATTCCCTGCCATTACGATCTGGGAAAACAAAGCCGAGGTACTCAAGACGCTTGAAGCAAATGGCGAGGAAGTTGACGGCCCGACCTGGGCGGAATACGTAGCGGATGCCTACTCAGATTTTGAGGATGATGAAAAAATCATTGAGGTCAATCTCGGCAATGGCCTTCCTGAGAAATTCCACGCTCACGAATTCAAGGCGATTGACGAGTACATAGATCAGAAATAGCAAGCAAGGGGGCTTTGCCCTCTTTTTGCATCAGAGAGGAATGGCGAACATGGAAAGCGAAACAATGCGGGAATTGATCAAAAAACTTTTGGATAGCGATGTCAGCGCGTACCGAATCGGTAAAGAAGCCGACATAGCGACAGCCATCATCTTGAATCTCAGAAACGGCAAACGTGATGTTGACAACATTTCTCTTGCTACAGCCGAAAAAATGGCAGCTTATCAGCAAAAGCTAGAAAAATCATGATCATCTATAAAGCTCGTGCTTTAGCCGTCCTTCTGGGCGGTTTTTTTATTTATTTGCGGATAAATCGGTGTTATTCGTTGACTTTGTATAAAGTACGTTATATAATAAAGGTGTAAATAAGAGGTCATAGCACCCAGGATAAGGAGTGGTCAACATGAACATGGCAGAAATGAACGAATTGATCGCAGCAGCATACGAGGAACTGAAAGAAGAATACTGGTTTGTGGGTTTGAGGTTTGAGGATGCCGATCGCGAGGTTGGCGACATCTGTAACAACAGCCGCAATAACATCGATCGCGAAGACGAACGCGAATTTCCTGATTTTAACACTCCTGAATACGAAGAGATGGACGAAGTGAATGGATCATCTGCGTGGAACCTGAACTGTTACCGCTACGACACAAGCGAAATCGAAGATGTCACGACCTATTATCGACAAGCGCACTGCTACATTGTTGCATCGGATCACGCCGACGAGTCAGTCGAGTTATTGGATGACGGCGAAATCGTCATCACAGATGCAAAAGTAATGGTTAAGGTATTCTGATGGACGGGCGGCACAAAACACCGCCCAACGTGCTTGATTTGGCCGGAAAGAGATTCGGCAAGCTGGTAGCCATCGAGCGTGCAGGGAAGACGAAAAAAGACAACGCGTTATGGCTTTGCCAATGCGACTGCGGCAATACCACAATAGCCAACGCTACCAGCTTACGCGTCGGGGACATTATTTCATGCGGCTGCAGCAAAAAAGAGCGAATTGATCACGCGCGCCAGGTGCTAATAGATGATATGACCATCGATGGCGTCATGGTGCCACTGCTCACCAAAAAGACACGTTCGGACAGCGTTACGGGTCATAAAGGCGTGGCCAAACGCGTGCGGAAAGGCGTTACCAGGTACGAAGTCAGCATAACGGTCAAAGGTAAGCGCATCTACCTGGGATCTTACAAAGACATTGATGATGCCGTTGCTGCCAGAAAAGCCGCAGAAGCACAATATTTTGAGCCTTACATAAAAGCTTTGCAAGATAAGAACAAAAAACCCTCGCTCGATTAAGAGTGGGGCTTTTTTGCGTGCGTATTTTTTTATGTTCCTAAATCATTTTTTATTTTATGTTGTTGCAACAACCGCCAGCAACGGCAACACCGCAACAACGGCAACGATCAGCCCATCAATTTTAATTTTCGCGCCAATCGTTTCAAAAATGCATTCTCGCTTACTCTTATCGCAGCAACGGTCAGCCCCAACTGCTTTGAAACATCCGCTTGACAAAGCTGCTCAAAGTATCTCAACCTCACGACGTCTTGCACCTCTTTGTTAAAGTGGCTCAACGTTAAGTCGATCGCATTTTTATGATTTAATAAATTGTTAATCTCCTCATCGTCAGCAATCTTTACAGCAACGGCCTCAACGGGCCTCCCCACTTCGCTTCCGCGTATACCTCCAGTGTTTTCGTCCGCGCTTTGGTTGTCAGGGTTTAAAATAGCTTCTTTCCTCTTCTTGATTTCGTTGCTCAACGATGGGTATTCTCGTAAGACACCCTTCAAATAATCTCTCGTGTAGTTCTTCACCCTGTCCCTCCTGATTCATGCCCTTTTTCGGACTGTTTTAATGGTCTTTCTCGTAAGGGCATCTACCCGATTGGGAACTCTAGTTCGTCACGCGTCATGCAACCACCCTTTCGAAGTCTTCCCGGCTCATGTACCCGATGTATTCCAGTTCTACCGACTTGTCCAACGTTTGGTAATCCAATTCATTTACAAAGCCGTAGAATTTTGCATCAGCTATACTGTGGCAGAATATCCAATCTAATTGACTGTGGTATAGTTTTTTCTTTCGCTCCCGATAGATATGATACATGCAATCACTCCTTTTCCTTGAGCCATGCTTTCAGTTCTTCTTTTGTCATTTGTATATGCTCCGGTTCATCTGAATAGTACATATCTCCCAAACGATCTAGAATGGCGAATAGTACAACGATGACGATGCCTAGCAGGATATTTGTCACTAGCATGTTGGTTCCTCCTTATGTTCGCGATTTAACCTGTCTAATTCTGCAACGATTTCCAGCAGGCAGGCACCGTCAAAAACATTTCCAAAATTTGTGTGAAATGTGTATTTCCTCAAAGATGCAAACCATCTGATCTGACCTAGTGCGGATCCGGTCGCCTCGTTTACAACACTTATAATTTTGGTCTTCCCGCTTGCGCTTTGACCGATTTCGCGAAACTCCAGATATTTAGGTTTCATTCTTCTGCCTCCAATTCTCCTGTTTTCACATTTTTATAAATCGTCATAACCGGGTATACCGCCTCTTCACCTTGAGCAGCCCTTTCTATTTTTTCTAAGTTTTCCGCTATGAACTTGATGTAACCGGAGTTCCATCTAGAAGAATGAAAACCCTCTAACGTTCTCTTTGCCTTTTCTTCAAAACTAGGCTCTTTTTGCGTGTAACTGTTCCAGCCTAGCTGATCCACATATTCAACAATTTTTTTGGTTAAAACAAGCTTTTTCATTTTCCCGATCCTCCTGCCATGCCTAAAAAAACAAATGAAACCATAAGCAAAATTACATAAACTCGAACAGCCATCATTCAATTACCTCCCACGGATACCGCTCCACTTTTTCGCTCCTCAGATACCTGTAACCGTTTACTATCAATTCTTGCTCCTGCAACGGACTTTCGAACGCCAGTTCTTGCGCATCGCCTACCTGTGTCGCATAGTAATAGATCCACTTCATGGCGTGCCCCTCCTGAAAGCCACGAGAAGGATTATCAGCAACGCAGCTGCAACCTCGCTGAAAATCGTTTCTGTCATCCCGCACCTCCGGAAACTCTTGGCCCTCTCCCGTAGTGGTGCACAGCGCGTTTATCCGGCGCCTGACCATAACCCTCAACCTGCGACCGATTGAAGCCCTGTGCGTGTTTTTTGTCCCGTTTGGCAATCTTCTTACCGATGCGCTCATTTCTTACAACGTGCTGCCTGCCATCCGTTCCCTCGACGATTACCGTGTTGATGTTTTCCTTGATGATGCGACCCTTGATTTTTTCGCCGTATATACTTACCGTTTCAATTACATCCGCCAATTCTTTTCCCCACTCTCCGATTAGTTCTTTTTCCGCCTGGTCAATAACCAACAATGCCACCTCTGCGGCACTGCATCCAAGCCGCTCCGCTATATCCGGAATCGGCATCCGCGACATCCACATGGATCGGAACGCTTGTACATCAGCGCCCGTCCATTCCAATTTCAGTTGTTCGAGAATTCTCATTCTACTGGTTCCTTTTCAAACCCCGTGATGTCCATTTCTGCGATTTCTGATTCGGTGAAGATTTTTTTGAACCCTTCATACTCCATTGGACTATATGACGTATCTGGACTTCCGTCGATGCGCCTAATGACAACGTATGATGGTTTTGCTTGTACTGTTCTCAATAATGGTGGCACGACCAATCGCAACCGATACTGCTTCTCGCGGTCTGCGAGCGGTGTTTCTGCAAGCATCGCCATAGCCTCAAACGCTTTAGCAACATAAACATCCGGGAATTGACTTAACCCTTCGTAGTAAGTTGACATCGTGTAGCGTTGTAATCTATCGACTTTTCCGATCGTAACCCCATCGTAATAAATAAAGACGTCACTTTCTGTATACTGCAATTCAAAGTCAGCCATTTTTTTATTAAACTCACTGTATTTCATTCCGTTACCCCTTCCTGCTTCATGCCCCTGACAATGCCTTCGATATCCTTCAGCGCTCGACAGTACCCTCTCGGCTCGCCTTTGCCGCTCTTGTGTTTCGCAACGCTATAATGATTTTCGTGCATCAGCTGTATTTGCATCAGCAACAGATCCGCATCGATCCGGTTATCCGGTTTCGCCGGCTCGACCACTTCCAGAACTTCCGGATTCTTGCGTTTAAAGAAATTAAATGCCATCGATTTCCCTCACTTTCACGACTGCGCGCGGGTTCATGCTGTAGAACTTCCGCAATAGCAACTCAACCACTTGACTGTCATCCTTCCAGATGATTCCGGTGCATGCATCTGTCACGCTCTTGACGTAGTTGTCTGCATCGGGCTTTGTAATGGGGC harbors:
- a CDS encoding XRE family transcriptional regulator, yielding MESETMRELIKKLLDSDVSAYRIGKEADIATAIILNLRNGKRDVDNISLATAEKMAAYQQKLEKS